The Drosophila subpulchrella strain 33 F10 #4 breed RU33 unplaced genomic scaffold, RU_Dsub_v1.1 Primary Assembly Seq21, whole genome shotgun sequence nucleotide sequence TCCCAtaatttatttccttttcgtaTCCTTAATGCATAACATAAAGAAAAAGTTGGCTCTTAAGGGAAAGTTACTTtacgagtaaagggtatacaaattattgttttttgttttggaaaTATTCTCTTGTACATCGGGCTTAGCAATATAATGGACTTTCCcagttacaaaatattttttataaaaatctgaAAACGAATGAGAAAAGAAGAGAAAACGATATAGTCGAGTGCTttgactatcaaatacccattactcagctaaccAATTTAACTTTGTTAgcaattaaaatcatttttggcACGCCGATAGATATtgacaaattaaataaaacaaaatatagccTCTGCAAGggttaaaaatgtaaaatattatagcttcggtgttttttcacatattaacttatactaataataatatcattcgtttaatatttcagaatttcgaattacatttttaaaaaatcggaAGATCTATAATTGGAAAATACTACGAAAATAATTTAAGCTTTGTTGCTTATGATCATATTTTCTTCTACTCTGGTATATacctttttaataattcacaATTacgaattaaattaaataaaaatcggactactGCACCTATATGAATGCCATAGGAAGGACGGAAAAATTAATGtcataataatacaaaaatcgttatatttcgttttcggtaaaTCATATACATACTCTAGTAAATTAAAAGGAGACATTACCTTAAAATTCctgtaataattttttaagttttctaaaaattggaaaaatttgtatatgtATTGCTTCCATATgaacgacctgcaagggtGTATAATCTAATCtgcttgcgctgcgcaagtctccctttctagcttttatactTACCGAGATCTAAGCGTTCATAGGGAAGTTCGACTCGGcttataaagaatatatatactttatagggttgGAAATGCTACCTTCTCCCTGTAACAtgctttccgacgaatctattatacccttttactctacaagtaatGGGTATATTCACGTGAAAAGAATATCGAGGtttgaaatattatttgtGGCTTAACACACACTATAGAACAAACGGAACGGAAGTATCTAATCGATTAATTTAATTGCGAATATAGCGGTCCCCAAATATTATTTCTCTTTCATGAAAAGAAACGCCCTCCGCTTCGCTCTGTGTTAATGTAAATCAAAATCTGCAAACAGCCCAGTCGCCCAAAGATATTTCATCGAATCGATTCAAATTTTTATCCAGTGCATACAAAATTCCTGTGATTTAAAGACGGCTGTTTAAAATGAAAGGTTTTGCCAGGAGCAGACCTCTattgtgtttgtgttttattttctttacgATTGCCTCGGCTTGGGCTGAGGCTTTTGCGCAATCGTAAGAGTTCctttaaaatcataattttatttgaatttgaaaGTCTTACAACAATTCTCACCTGAcgcaaaaaatttaattttctctATTGTTAGGCCAAAAATCATCAGTAAAGATGGAAATCTAATTTTCGAATCCGCGGCCGATCGGAATATCAGTATCCGACTAAGAGGAAGTTCGGGACTCACTATCAACGACCAGATTGATGTGCTGACGCTTTTATTAGCCATTGAAGGCTCCcaaaattatgattttaacTCACCCGGGAATTTCGAGGATGTGCAAGAAATGGCAGATCAGTTGGATGATTTTAAAAGTCGTGCTTTCGGTCCAAACGGATTACAAATTCAGCTGCAACAGCTGCAGATGAGGTAAGCGAAGAGAGGACTAAAAGGAATGACAACTCGATGTGTTATTAAAGGGAAAGCAGAGGCTCATTTGTAGAAGGTCAATGTCAAATTATCCTTACAGGCTAGAATCATTTTCAGATTTGGATACCATGCTTTGAACATTACATTTAGATACCCTTTTTACCATACCTAGGGGACTTTTAAATACATATTACCCTTCTTTAATCTCAGGAAACATTTACCCTTAAATAAATTAGTTATCATCATTGACTTTATATCTATTCTATTTGATCTGTTCTATTTTATTATGATATAGATCGTTAAATATAACGATGGGTCAGTTCCGCTTGCATTTCGAAATCAGGGTCCTGGAGAACAGCATGGTCGGGCTGCAGACGCGTGTGGAGGCAAACCAATGTGCAAGTGGACCCTGTCAGAATGGCGGCACGTGCACGAACACCTATACTGGCTTTCACTGCGAATGCCGTTCGGCCTTTGAGGTAAAAACTACTTGGTAACCCAAAAATATTGGGGAGTATTATATTAAGGGGCGTCTGAGTTGGTGCCAACATGTTTCTATTAATGTTGCAacaattatatttgtttgAGTTATCATTTGATTTGTAGCGATAGTTGTcttaaaatttagttttcaaTTTTACAGTGCTTGGTTTTGAActtacacccaaaaaaaaaaatcgcccttaaatcaagaaattcgcccttaaatcaagaaaatcGCCTATGATTTTGAGCCAACGGCGACTCGcctttattttaagtaaataattttcttgaatttattgtttgccatttctggaaataatgaccaattttcttaaatgtatggtaaataaccttaaaattaaggaaaattttcttaaaataagaaaaaaatatttattttgtaagattacctttttctacatttgaggaatttggttggttttgtataccaattttggattttaaatggataaaaccgtttctaattttaaaggcAATTATTACATGGTAATATAGTATATAAACTTTTATATTTACCTGTATTTAtgtaagatttattttatataaatactttttataaacatataaataacaaatggAAAAATCCTTACCTCAGACAACCCCGGCATGAACTCGAACCCGCAACTGCGCTCACACCATAGCCAGACGTCTTAACCATTCGGCCACGCGTGCTTCTTGTCATACAATGACTAAAGAGGGCTATGGTGCTTTTGGTCCAGCTTTACGCATACCAATAACGTTTATTTTCATCTAAACTCTTTTAACAACCGTTTAAACAATTTGGTAAATAGAAAAGTGAAActaataagaataaaaattaaataaatttaaaaaaaaaagaaaaataaataaacaaaggaTACACTTGCCGCGGCGTGGGCTCGAACCAGGTACTTTTGTACGATTATTTATTGACCGGACGTCTTTACCAGCTAGACCACCatcaaaatgtataaaaaaaagtcactttttccttaaaatatgggtatttctttactaaatttaagtaagaatttaccattatttcaagaaaaaaaatcaagaaaattcGCCGTTAGTTAAAGAAAAAGTTTTattcttcctcttcttctttacaaagaaaaaaaaaatatggcgAAATTCCGTAAATTTTAGAAACTTTTTCTataatcaagaaaatatttcttaattcaagaaaatatttcttaattcaatggcgttttaaaatcacgggcgaatttctaatatttatggtaattttttttttgagtgtaggGGCTGTCCATATATTGCGCATTCATAGTGTTGCTGATAATATCATAGGAGTAATTCTTTGACTGACACAGAACTATGTGATTATATGGGCAGCCCATTAGCAGGTACCAAACCTCTTTTTTATCttacaaagaaatattagcacctaaaatatttatcagtAACAAATtaaacttgttttttataaaaagtatgacTCAAAAAGCCATGATCATATTTTTCGGCAACTCCCCTTTAAAGGCAAGTTTGACAAACATTGAATGCTTCGTTACTCCCCCAAATTGCGGGTTTTCAGGGCATCACGTGCAAGGTGGATGTTAACGAGTGCGCCCTGTACCAGGGCACCGATCTGGGTTGCCAGAATGGAGCCCAGTGCATCAACCAGTTTGGCTCCTTCAGCTGCCTGTGCCCAGCGGGCTGGCATGGGATGCAGTGCACCCAGCGAAAGGCGGACTGCTCACAGTCAAGTGCCTGGGAACTCTGTGGTCATGGATCCTGCGTCCAGAGCTCAGATGACGCTGGTTATCGGTGCCTCTGTGATCCAGGTTGGAAGACCAATGGTGTGACCCCCGTTTGCACTGTGGATGTGGACGAGTGCAGCGGGTCAGCGGCCCACACGCCCTGCTCCACCAAGTGCATCAATCTTCCTGGCAGTTTCACCTGCGCCCCCTGTCCAGCCGGCTTGAGCGGGAATGGAATCAGCTGCCGGGATGTGGACGAGTGCCAGACGAACAACGGTGGCTGCAGTCTGAATCCGAAGGTGAACTGCATAAACACCTACGGTTCGCATCAGTGCGACGAGTGCCCTTTGGGGTGGACCGGCGACGGAAAGAAGTGCGAGCGGAATCCTTCGGACAGCAGTGTACCGGGAGGAGCCCCCGGCAGCAGTTGCCCGAGGAGGGACAATCCCTGCCATCCGGCAGCTACGTGCCACCTGTTTTCCGGTACAGCATCGTGCAGCTGTCCCATGGGCCTGATTGGATCAGGATTTGGACCGAGTGGCTGCATCAACGGAACAACCTCTAATTGCTTAGGTCGTACCTGCCTGGTGAGTCGTCACCCTTAAATCTCCTCTTTCCTTCAGTATCTAAAGTACTTATATGTGTATAAGAATAGAACGGTGGCCTTTGTCTGGACGCCGGACCCTTAAACTTCACCTGCCTGTGCCGCCAAGGGTTTCGTCCGCCGATCTGCGAGCCGGATACCAGTCCATGCGATCTAAATCCGTGCCAGAATGGAGGAAGCTGCAGTGTCGTGGGCGCCGATAGCTTCGTGTGCCAATGTCAGCCGGGTTACATTGGTCACATTTGCTCCGTGCAGTTCAGTAGTTGCAATGGCAGGCTGAAATCCCTTAGTGGCAGTTTGATATATCCGCCGGAGGGTCATCAGCTCGAGCACAATTCGCAGTGCGTTTGGGTCATCGGCACCAATGAATCGCTGGTGCTGAATGTGACCTTCAACAGCTTCGACCTGGAGGACTCCACGGAATGCCGCTTCGATTGGCTGCAGATCAACGATGGCGGATCGGCGGCTGACCAAGTACTCGGCCGATTTTGTGGAAACCAACTGCCACGCGGTGGGAATTTGGTGTCCTCCGGGAATGAGTTGTTCCTTCGGTTCCGTTCCAACAACGCGACGGCCAAGAAGGGCTTTAATCTCACGTGGAACTCGATTCGTCCGCAGTGTGGCGGCAGGTTTGATTTCGATAGCCAGGGTACGCTCAGCTCTCCTGGATCGCCGGGCAATTACCCAATGAACATGGACTGCCAGTGGCATTTGGTGGCACCCATTAGCAAGCGCATCAAGTTGACCTTCTTCCGTCTGCAGCTGGAGCATCACGCCAATTGCGACTTTGATTATGTGCAGGTGGGTGATTGCTCTTTCTAGCCTCTTTGTCGTAGAAAACTAGAAACTCACTTTGTTCTTAGATCAAGGATACCATTTCTGGACGCGTGGTTGCCAAGTTCTGCAGCAGCGCGGAACCGACGCCGCTGCTTTTACTCACCCACCAGGCGGATATAAATTTCCACTCCGATGCGGAAGGCAGCGATGCGGGCTTCCAGCTGCACTACTCCGTGGAGGAGTCTCTGCCCGGGTGTGGTCGCATTTATACGGACAAGGAGGGCACCATCTCCAAATCTCCCTCAGACGGGCCAGAAGAAGAATTCGTTTCCTGTGAGTACGAGATCCGTTTATTTGCCGGCGAACAGATAGCGCTTCAGTTTGTTCGCCTGGAGCTGGACGACGCCGACTGCTTAGAGCTTTTGGATGTCACAAATGAGGGCGTTATTCACCTGCTGGAAAAGATCTGTGGATCAGATAGGGCGAGCTCTAATCCCCCTGATTTCACCTCGCAGTCAAATCGTCTGAAGATCAAGTTTTATGCCCGCTCAGGCAGCTTCGAACTCAACTATCGGACTTCCTGCGACTTCACACTAGACGCTGCCGAGGGCATCCTGACCTCACCCGGTTATCCGAATTTGGACAATAGAGATCAGGTGTGCACCTATACGATTAAAGCGGCCCCGAACACGGTTATCACCGTGAAGCGGATCGACTTCCAGCTGAAGAGCGTCGAGGACGACGACGATAATGTGAACTGCTTGACCACTAACTTGAAGGTGAGTTCAACACAAACGCATAAATGTAACAGTGCAGGACTTTGGCAAGACCTGCACAAGCGGTAGTattcttttgtttttgaaaaatctTCCATGAGAGTGATATTCCTCAATCCATACGCTTTTCTCAGGTAACCGACGCTCTGAACAGGCGGGTTCTGGGACCGTACTGTGGCAATAATCAACCGGCGGAAGACTTTGTCAGCCAGACCAACTACCTGCAGTTCCACTTGACCACGGACGCGGACAGTGCGGGACGTGGGTTCAAGTTGGAGTATATGGCGCTGCCAAACGGAAACGGCCAGTGCGGTGGAGTTCACACGATTTCGGGGGAGTTTATACGGATGTCGAGAGCCGCGATTACCAATTATGATAGGAAAGATCCTTGCTACTGGTTGATACTGGTTCCAAGGAACAGGGCCATCCGGCTGCACTGGATTAGCTTCAGTCTGCACTCCTGCCACTTTACTTCTTTGGAGATTTTCGACAACTGGGATCTACTATTGGGCCATAAGAAGAACAAGCGCCTGTTTGAATACTGCGATATGGACATGCCAGAAGATCTTATAATCCACACGCGCCAACTAGTCATCAAGTTTACCGACAACGTTGGATTCCATTTACACGATATAAGCTTCGAATTATCCTACACCTTCGAGGATCGTGAGCCGTGCGGTGGCCACTTACACGGATCCAGCGGGATGATAAGTTCTCCGGGTTATCCGATGAACTATTCCGACAGCTTGGACTGCGATTGGCACTTGACAGGACGGGCTGATTACCAGCTGGAGATTGAAGTGGACTTCTTTGATCTCGAGCAGTCACGCAACTGCTCAGAGGATTACCTGGAGGTGAGAAACGGCGGAGGAACGGATTCCCCGCTGCTTGGACGGTTTTGTGGCAGTGACATTCCCACTCGGATTCCCAGCTTCGGTCATGAGTTAAGGCTTCTCTTCCACACGAATTCAGCGATTAGTAGGCGTGGCTTCCGTCTCCGTTGGCGGGGTTTGGCCTTTCGATGTGGTGGTAGCCTTCGATCCAGCACGGGAGTCATAATTTCACCGAGATACCCAAACCATTTTCCCAAAAATTCTTACTGCGAGTGGGATATAAGTGTTCACCAAGGATCGGGAATTTCTCTGCTTATCGAGGACATGTTTTTAGCGTTGCTCCAGCCCTGCTCATTCGGTAGTGTAAATATTTACTTTGAAAGTCGAGTACGAAACAAGGAGCCAGATGTGACGCTCTGTAGTCAGCCTGAGGAGGGGGGTCGACTGATCCATCTTGAGTCTAGCAGGGCCACAATAGTCTTCCAATCCATTTTGTACCTCCCTCAGAGGGGCTTCCGTATATCCTATACTACCAACTGCGTGCAAAACCTGACAGCCATATTTGGATCTATAGAAAGTCTGAACTACTTGGAAGCCCAATGGGATACCATACCAATAAATTGTAGCTGGACGATCCGAGCTCCTAAGGGCAATCACATTCGTCTGGAAATATCCCATTTGGATCTTATGCCAAGTTCCCTGCCTGTAGGACTCTACATCATAACTGGTCAGGAGAGCCACGAAATTATGACGCCTGGAACGCTTTACACAAATGCGGAAGTTGTCACCGTTGTCCACAACGTCAGCAGTTTGTATTTCCAACTAGACTACCGCATGGAAGGATGCTTGGAGGAATTGCACGGTGAGAGCGGTTCTTTTCAGTCTCCAAGCTACCCGAAAATGTATCCAAACAACTTGGAGTGCTACTGGCTTATCAAAGTTGATTTGAACAGTGCTATTGAACTTAATATAACCGACTTAGATCTCGAGGATAGCGTCAACTGCACCAAGGACGCGCTGACAGTGAGTGATGGAATTAAATCTTTCTGGTACCGCAAATAATACGTCAATTCTTAAAGGTGTCCAATCATGAAAGTGAAGTTCAGATCCCAGAACGACATTGTGGATCCACAGCCAGGTTGCTTATCACCAGTTCTGGGCATAAAATGCATGTGCGTTTTTTTTCAGACGGATCGCACAATGGTCGAGGCTTCATGGCTCTTATCAGGCAGTGAAAAGTGGTGAGTTAATTATTGTGATCTACGAAAAACGAAAATGGTATTTGCAAGCACATCAACTTAATAACAACTCAGTAGCACCTAGAACATATGTTAGAATTTGTATCTTAGACATTGTTGGTTATTTTATACCCTTCCAGAGGGTATTACGATTTCAGTCCGAAGTTTGCAACGCTGTGAAGGAGTCGTTTCCGAGCccttaatatatatatattcttgatcagcatcactagacgagtcgatctagccatgtccgtctgtccgtccgtttctacgcaaactagtctctcagttttaaagctatagggctgaaactttcccaaaagtcttctttttttgcaggtagtatataagtcggaaccagccagatcggacaactatatcatatagcttccataggaataatcgaaaaaaaattcaaaaaattatatatttggtttttcttaacatataacctcctacgcttcgattttaattttatcaaaatcggacggctatatcatatagctgccataggaacaattagaaaattggtgggaaaataatatgaaacaaagtatagcttcggtgttttttgacatattatactattgggaatatcatttttggtatttttaagaatttcgaattaaatttaatagttataactgcaagggtatacaaacttcggcttgccgaagttaacttcctatCTTGTCTTAATacgtattttatttttccacagCATGTGGAGGGAAATTGTCAGCCCGGAACGGAGTAATTCAGTCTCCCAACTATCCGTCGCATTATCCAAGTGGCAGCCACTGCGAGTGGCAG carries:
- the LOC119559340 gene encoding LOW QUALITY PROTEIN: cubilin homolog (The sequence of the model RefSeq protein was modified relative to this genomic sequence to represent the inferred CDS: inserted 1 base in 1 codon; substituted 2 bases at 2 genomic stop codons); translated protein: MEQQATWKQEAGGTGFVLFSHQRAIICFLQRLALEPPVGHSRNTVGVARHVKLNRPKIISKDGNLIFESAADRNISIRLRGSSGLTINDQIDVLTLLLAIEGSQNYDFNSPGNFEDVQEMADQLDDFKSRAFGPNGLQIQLQQLQMRSLNITMGQFRLHFEIRVLENSMVGLQTRVEANQCASGPCQNGGTCTNTYTGFHCECRSAFEGITCKVDVNECALYQGTDLGCQNGAQCINQFGSFSCLCPAGWHGMQCTQRKADCSQSSAWELCGHGSCVQSSDDAGYRCLCDPGWKTNGVTPVCTVDVDECSGSAAHTPCSTKCINLPGSFTCAPCPAGLSGNGISCRDVDECQTNNGGCSLNPKVNCINTYGSHQCDECPLGWTGDGKKCERNPSDSSVPGGAPGSSCPRRDNPCHPAATCHLFSGTASCSCPMGLIGSGFGPSGCINGTTSNCLGRTCLNGGLCLDAGPLNFTCLCRQGFRPPICEPDTSPCDLNPCQNGGSCSVVGADSFVCQCQPGYIGHICSVQFSSCNGRLKSLSGSLIYPPEGHQLEHNSQCVWVIGTNESLVLNVTFNSFDLEDSTECRFDWLQINDGGSAADQVLGRFCGNQLPRGGNLVSSGNELFLRFRSNNATAKKGFNLTWNSIRPQCGGRFDFDSQGTLSSPGSPGNYPMNMDCQWHLVAPISKRIKLTFFRLQLEHHANCDFDYVQIKDTISGRVVAKFCSSAEPTPLLLLTHQADINFHSDAEGSDAGFQLHYSVEESLPGCGRIYTDKEGTISKSPSDGPEEEFVSCEYEIRLFAGEQIALQFVRLELDDADCLELLDVTNEGVIHLLEKICGSDRASSNPPDFTSQSNRLKIKFYARSGSFELNYRTSCDFTLDAAEGILTSPGYPNLDNRDQVCTYTIKAAPNTVITVKRIDFQLKSVEDDDDNVNCLTTNLKVTDALNRRVLGPYCGNNQPAEDFVSQTNYLQFHLTTDADSAGRGFKLEYMALPNGNGQCGGVHTISGEFIRMSRAAITNYDRKDPCYWLILVPRNRAIRLHWISFSLHSCHFTSLEIFDNWDLLLGHKKNKRLFEYCDMDMPEDLIIHTRQLVIKFTDNVGFHLHDISFELSYTFEDREPCGGHLHGSSGMISSPGYPMNYSDSLDCDWHLTGRADYQLEIEVDFFDLEQSRNCSEDYLEVRNGGGTDSPLLGRFCGSDIPTRIPSFGHELRLLFHTNSAISRRGFRLRWRGLAFRCGGSLRSSTGVIISPRYPNHFPKNSYCEWDISVHQGSGISLLIEDMFLALLQPCSFGSVNIYFESRVRNKEPDVTLCSQPEEGGRLIHLESSRATIVFQSILYLPQRGFRISYTTNCVQNLTAIFGSIESLNYLEAQWDTIPINCSWTIRAPKGNHIRLEISHLDLMPSSLPVGLYIITGQESHEIMTPGTLYTNAEVVTVVHNVSSLYFQLDYRMEGCLEELHGESGSFQSPSYPKMYPNNLECYWLIKVDLNSAIELNITDLDLEDSVNCTKDALTVSNHESEVQIPERHCGSTARLLITSSGHKMHVRFFSDGSHNGRGFMALIRQXKVVTCGGKLSARNGVIQSPNYPSHYPSGSHCEWQVEVSAHHRIVFELQDLALEDSSSCYEDYLEAFDLEKHDTEGQLLFKFCNNNDEFNIPKMSATNLALVRFISNFWYTNKGFRLHFHESCGQTVVIDDTDVKYIHLERQAPRNETCVWVLQSKEPSKLIIFTPTDIKLRDEANTMYPTEEDCFAVGVKIYEGTEDTGSPRLQYCRLHPPALISNGPALTISVPLMLVEEFEGYYMVMDTACGSVYSALSGRFSSPDYPASYPPNIECIWVLQTNHGNSISLTLEAMDIEESEGCNRDYLEVREGSDKGNLIGTYCGKQVPMTIHSLSSIWMKFRSDDVNVGDGFVASYNYDRHNYLNGTDGFVESPHYPSKFEDSHSYSWLITVDEGYVIIITVLNLRDVDQQYLLFYDGYSPNDPPIEVIDPEEPFRSSANAVYFTASRGPFRLSWQRMSKDPLQITENMTSCHHQLFTIDAMAVNRRDMVLQSPGYPNGYGNLLRCAWSLLPSMKAEHVVLQLIDVDLEVYRSADECLADYVQISSSKDLKTWSKLSTLCSMPNDGNATIFHGRPYLRVDFKTDASHNKTGFKASVRTDCGSHIIASEGHVNVKDFLVQYNIGIQECVWTLEVRQGRRIKIXFPESQFQNQVAGRIDNFLVVRNGNDEDSPFLGIGKYSEDNIQGELTTDSNRAYLKVHYVGTPRFLMSFRFREWSNDCSTRIHLSKVEDEESISSPLYPQPPHPHIECVWIVTAPLQHRIVLHFQDKFDLAGECHREFVQVNDGCTELRPEIGSFCGSRSPGTIYSSGNQLRIRYYTDTPEPHTGFRASLKLARCGGSFHSPVGVIESPPRNLLLKHDKEDEEQKECVYTIELEQYQLIELKSEYIQLPAMENGYCPQGENLVIEEMDGEKRITNSMIVCGDTPQHLVTESNKVVVRYRFLDSVPPADQGFSFRYNAVGSRCDETIRAIQGVLQTPGYPQGTNTFTHCVWRLEVPKGQRVRLEIVDFDLPKMNSNVITTESHFAIANDHQFQSLLWRYDIDSDRPSSIESCDNTMAIKVSLPSNGHRGLKLRFKAFGTSWCPRFHFEQNVVNEMAFEGFNLTQPLYCIYDIKPPLNSTILIQVSDLKLAVPMFSXHL